The following coding sequences lie in one Methanothermobacter sp. MT-2 genomic window:
- a CDS encoding methyl-coenzyme M reductase I, subunit alpha, whose product MAEEKLFMKALKRKFEEDPEERQTSFYKFGGWKQSERKREFVEAGKEIAKKRGIPGYNPDVGTPLGQRVLMPYQVSTTDTFVEGDDLHFVNNAAMQQFWDDIRKTVIVGLNHAHAVIEKRLGKEVTPETINHYLETVNHAMPGAAVVQEHMVETHPALTADSYVKVFTGNDEIADEIDDAFLIDINKEFPEDQAEELKAEVGDGIWQAVRIPTIVSRTCDGGTTSRWSAMQIGMSMISAYKQCAGEAATGDFAYAAKHAEVIHMATYLPVRRARGENEPGGLAFGFLADIVQSMRVNYDDPVRVALDVVAAGAMLYDQIWLGSYMSGGVGFTQYATAAYTDNILDDFTYYGKEYVEDKYGLAEAPNTMDTVLDVASEVTFYGLEQYEDYPSLLETQFGGSQRAAVAAAAAGCSTGFATGNSQTALSGWYLSMYLHKEQHARLGFYGYDLQDQCGASNVFAIRGDEGLPLEARGANYPNYAMNVGHQGEYAGIVQAVHAARGDAFCFNPLVKIAFADPNLVFDWTNVRAEYAKGALREFEPAGERDLITPAK is encoded by the coding sequence ATGGCTGAAGAAAAATTATTTATGAAAGCATTGAAGAGGAAGTTCGAAGAAGACCCAGAAGAGAGACAAACCAGCTTCTACAAATTTGGCGGCTGGAAACAATCAGAGAGGAAAAGAGAATTCGTAGAAGCAGGTAAAGAAATCGCCAAAAAACGTGGAATACCCGGATACAACCCAGATGTTGGTACTCCTCTAGGACAGAGGGTATTAATGCCATACCAGGTATCCACAACCGACACATTCGTAGAAGGTGACGACCTACACTTCGTAAACAACGCAGCAATGCAACAATTCTGGGACGACATCCGAAAAACAGTTATCGTAGGATTAAACCACGCTCACGCAGTTATAGAAAAGAGGCTGGGTAAAGAAGTTACACCAGAAACCATAAACCACTACCTTGAAACAGTCAACCACGCAATGCCAGGTGCAGCAGTCGTCCAGGAACACATGGTAGAAACACACCCAGCATTAACAGCTGACAGTTACGTTAAAGTCTTCACCGGTAACGACGAAATAGCAGACGAAATAGATGACGCATTCCTCATAGACATAAACAAAGAATTCCCAGAAGACCAAGCCGAAGAACTCAAAGCCGAGGTCGGAGACGGAATCTGGCAAGCAGTCAGAATACCAACAATCGTCTCCAGGACATGTGACGGTGGTACCACAAGCAGATGGTCAGCAATGCAGATCGGTATGTCAATGATCTCCGCATACAAACAATGTGCAGGTGAAGCCGCAACAGGAGACTTCGCATACGCTGCAAAACACGCAGAAGTCATCCACATGGCAACCTACCTACCAGTAAGACGTGCAAGAGGTGAAAACGAACCCGGAGGATTAGCATTCGGATTCCTCGCTGACATAGTCCAATCAATGAGAGTAAACTACGATGACCCAGTACGCGTTGCACTCGACGTAGTCGCAGCAGGTGCAATGCTATACGACCAGATCTGGCTAGGCTCATACATGTCAGGTGGTGTAGGATTCACACAATATGCTACAGCAGCATACACAGACAACATACTAGACGACTTCACCTACTATGGTAAAGAATACGTCGAAGACAAGTATGGACTTGCAGAAGCACCAAACACCATGGACACTGTATTAGATGTGGCAAGTGAAGTCACATTCTACGGCCTAGAACAGTATGAGGACTACCCATCATTACTCGAGACACAGTTCGGAGGATCACAGAGGGCAGCTGTCGCAGCAGCAGCAGCAGGCTGTTCAACAGGATTCGCAACAGGAAACTCACAGACCGCATTAAGCGGATGGTACCTATCAATGTACTTGCACAAGGAGCAGCACGCAAGACTCGGATTCTATGGATACGACCTACAAGACCAGTGTGGTGCATCTAACGTCTTCGCAATAAGAGGAGACGAAGGCCTACCATTAGAGGCAAGAGGAGCCAACTATCCAAACTACGCAATGAACGTCGGACACCAGGGTGAATACGCAGGTATAGTCCAGGCAGTGCACGCTGCACGTGGAGACGCATTCTGCTTCAACCCACTAGTCAAGATAGCATTCGCAGACCCCAACCTAGTCTTTGACTGGACCAACGTACGTGCAGAATACGCCAAAGGTGCTCTAAGAGAGTTCGAACCAGCCGGTGAAAGAGACCTCATCACACCAGCAAAATAA
- a CDS encoding methyl-coenzyme M reductase I, subunit gamma: MAQFYPGTTKIAENRRKFMNPEAELEKLREVSDEDVVWILGHRAPGEEYPSVHPPLEELDEPDDPIRELVEPLDGAKAGDRVRYIQFTDSMYNAPAQPYVRSRAYMWRYRGADAGTLSGRQIIETRERDLEKLSKELIETEFFDPARSGIRGKTVHGHSLRLDENGMMFDMIRRQVYNPDTGRVEAVKNQIGDELDEPVDLGEPLDEETLKEKTTIYRGDNIAYRDDEAVVEVTQRIHVLRSQAGFLPE, translated from the coding sequence ATGGCACAATTTTATCCCGGCACAACCAAGATTGCCGAAAACAGAAGAAAATTCATGAACCCTGAAGCCGAATTAGAAAAATTGAGAGAAGTCTCAGATGAGGACGTGGTATGGATCCTAGGACACCGAGCACCCGGAGAAGAATACCCAAGCGTACACCCACCACTCGAAGAATTAGATGAACCAGACGACCCAATAAGGGAACTTGTAGAACCACTAGACGGTGCCAAGGCAGGTGACAGGGTCAGATACATCCAATTCACAGACTCAATGTACAACGCACCAGCCCAACCATATGTAAGATCCAGAGCATACATGTGGAGATACAGAGGGGCTGATGCAGGTACACTATCAGGACGACAAATCATTGAAACAAGAGAAAGAGACCTTGAAAAACTCTCCAAAGAACTTATCGAAACAGAATTCTTCGACCCCGCAAGAAGCGGTATAAGGGGTAAAACAGTACACGGACACTCACTAAGATTAGACGAAAACGGTATGATGTTCGACATGATACGAAGACAAGTCTACAACCCAGACACAGGCAGAGTAGAAGCCGTTAAAAATCAGATCGGAGACGAACTAGACGAACCAGTAGACCTAGGAGAACCATTAGATGAGGAAACATTAAAAGAGAAGACCACAATATACCGTGGAGACAACATAGCATACCGTGACGATGAAGCCGTAGTAGAAGTAACCCAAAGAATCCACGTCCTAAGAAGCCAAGCAGGCTTCCTACCAGAATAG
- a CDS encoding methyl-coenzyme M reductase I, subunit epsilon translates to MIGKCTHVVDCRETMGMGEGGGIAQRGTLAQCGSEVLAIAMSPGRRHITKPVCEITFALREANIMTSTLVLNAGAGVPQDAPTAGAGSLFGLTEQEIEQMKRHKLLVIHLGGVKHHIIYKARLILRNVDRPAIVICEYPVDFEDFARIGVKTRVVMPEEPKTKGTIVDIISGVIRGETCPQEKLDEIIRKVKLALGGA, encoded by the coding sequence ATGATCGGAAAGTGCACACATGTTGTTGACTGCCGAGAAACAATGGGCATGGGTGAAGGGGGCGGTATAGCCCAGAGAGGAACCCTAGCCCAATGTGGAAGCGAAGTCCTTGCCATTGCAATGTCCCCAGGCAGACGCCATATAACAAAGCCAGTCTGTGAGATAACATTCGCACTCCGTGAAGCTAATATAATGACAAGCACACTAGTATTAAACGCAGGGGCGGGAGTACCCCAAGATGCCCCAACAGCAGGTGCAGGAAGCTTATTCGGACTCACAGAACAAGAAATTGAACAAATGAAAAGACACAAACTCCTAGTAATACACTTAGGAGGCGTGAAACACCACATCATCTACAAGGCCAGACTAATACTAAGGAATGTAGATCGCCCCGCCATAGTAATATGCGAATATCCTGTTGACTTTGAGGATTTCGCCAGGATAGGGGTTAAAACGAGGGTTGTTATGCCAGAAGAACCCAAAACAAAGGGTACAATTGTTGATATAATCAGTGGGGTTATTAGAGGCGAAACATGCCCCCAGGAAAAGTTGGATGAGATCATTAGAAAGGTTAAGTTAGCATTAGGAGGTGCATGA
- a CDS encoding methyl-coenzyme M reductase I, subunit delta has protein sequence MDIEIFPHRLLGADTTEKLLNDLEGIESIKRMVIQGQRLPPAEEGHPDRRIIKISGQEVELQVKPGRVLLEVEDEGAIDDIKKVCEEHLPFGFEVHIGKFIRTQKTVTDELKYGELLDEIPDELVGLTDPNARLAERATIIKKKKREQ, from the coding sequence ATGGACATTGAAATATTCCCACACAGACTCCTCGGGGCCGACACAACAGAAAAACTCTTAAACGACCTTGAAGGAATCGAGAGCATTAAGAGGATGGTCATACAAGGCCAGAGACTCCCCCCAGCAGAGGAGGGACACCCCGACCGTCGAATAATCAAAATAAGCGGCCAGGAAGTTGAACTACAAGTGAAACCTGGTCGAGTACTCTTAGAAGTCGAGGATGAAGGCGCGATCGACGATATAAAGAAAGTTTGCGAAGAACACTTACCATTCGGATTCGAAGTCCACATAGGAAAATTCATAAGAACCCAAAAAACAGTAACCGATGAACTAAAATACGGGGAACTCCTTGATGAGATCCCAGATGAACTCGTCGGTTTAACAGACCCAAACGCCAGGTTAGCTGAAAGGGCCACAATAATAAAAAAGAAGAAAAGGGAGCAGTAG
- a CDS encoding methyl-coenzyme M reductase I, subunit beta: MAKFEDKVDLYDDRGNLVEEDVPVEALSPLWNPAIRRIVQGIKRTVAVNLEGIEGALKTAKVAGPGCRIPGREMDLDILGNAEAIAETAKEMIQVSEDDDTTVELLHGGKRALVQVPSARFEAAAEYSVAPLVTASAFVQAIIKELDVSMYDANMVKAAVLGRYPQSVEYLGGNIATMLDIPQKLEGPGYALRNILVNHIVAVTLKNTMQAAALSSILEQTAMFEMGDAVGAFERMHLLGLAYQGMNADNLVYDLVKENGKTGTVGTVIASVVERALEDGVIKVEKELDGFKVYGTDDIPLWNAYAAAGQMAATMVNQGAARAAQGVSSTLLYYNDLIEFETGLPSVDFGRVEGTAVGFSFFSHSIYGGGGPGIFNGNHIVTRHSKGFAIPCVAAAMALDSGTQMFSPEATSGLIKDVFSQVDEFREPLKFVVEAAAEIKDEI, from the coding sequence ATGGCGAAGTTTGAGGATAAGGTCGACTTGTACGACGACAGAGGCAACCTCGTCGAAGAGGACGTGCCGGTAGAGGCCTTAAGTCCTCTCTGGAACCCAGCAATTCGAAGAATCGTACAAGGCATTAAAAGAACAGTAGCCGTCAACTTGGAAGGAATCGAAGGCGCGCTGAAAACAGCAAAGGTAGCAGGACCTGGATGCAGAATACCAGGAAGAGAAATGGACCTTGACATCCTAGGAAATGCTGAGGCCATAGCAGAAACCGCAAAGGAGATGATACAAGTCTCCGAAGACGACGACACAACAGTAGAACTATTACATGGTGGAAAGAGAGCACTCGTACAAGTACCAAGCGCAAGATTTGAAGCAGCCGCAGAATATTCCGTGGCTCCACTGGTAACTGCCAGCGCATTCGTACAAGCCATAATCAAAGAATTAGATGTTAGCATGTACGACGCCAACATGGTCAAAGCAGCAGTACTCGGAAGATACCCACAATCAGTCGAATACCTAGGAGGTAACATAGCCACAATGCTAGACATACCACAGAAACTCGAAGGCCCAGGATATGCCCTAAGGAACATTCTAGTCAACCACATCGTAGCAGTCACACTCAAGAACACAATGCAAGCAGCAGCACTATCATCAATCTTAGAACAGACAGCAATGTTCGAAATGGGTGACGCAGTAGGAGCATTTGAAAGAATGCACCTCCTTGGACTTGCATACCAGGGAATGAACGCAGACAACCTCGTATACGACCTAGTAAAAGAAAACGGAAAAACAGGAACAGTAGGTACCGTAATAGCCTCTGTTGTTGAAAGAGCACTCGAAGATGGTGTGATAAAAGTCGAAAAAGAATTAGATGGCTTCAAAGTATATGGAACAGATGACATACCACTATGGAACGCCTATGCTGCAGCCGGTCAAATGGCCGCTACAATGGTCAACCAAGGCGCAGCAAGGGCAGCACAAGGTGTATCATCAACACTACTATACTACAACGACCTAATCGAATTCGAAACAGGACTACCAAGCGTAGACTTCGGAAGAGTAGAAGGTACAGCAGTAGGATTCTCCTTCTTCAGCCACTCCATCTACGGTGGTGGTGGTCCAGGTATCTTCAACGGAAACCACATCGTCACAAGACACAGTAAAGGGTTCGCCATACCATGCGTCGCCGCTGCAATGGCACTAGACTCAGGAACCCAGATGTTCTCCCCAGAAGCAACATCAGGGCTAATTAAAGACGTGTTCAGCCAAGTAGACGAGTTCCGAGAACCACTCAAATTCGTAGTGGAGGCCGCAGCCGAAATAAAAGATGAAATCTAA